A single window of Alosa alosa isolate M-15738 ecotype Scorff River chromosome 11, AALO_Geno_1.1, whole genome shotgun sequence DNA harbors:
- the phf21ab gene encoding PHD finger protein 21A isoform X3, whose amino-acid sequence MMELQTLQEALKVEIQVHQKLVAQMKQDPQNADLKKQLHELQAKITALSEKQKKVVEQLRKDLLVKQEPELKLQLQATQMADTKHLLQLSTTQAQQPPTTHNTGVQQKTLTLTPVLTTKTLPLVLKAATTTMPASATGQCPTVAMVTAISNMPKPVVNSDSQATPINLQVASKLPNQGSDPVRIISKNAIVVQAATTTSAQPIKVPQFVPPARATPRPTYLPQVRPKPPAPNNVPIAPAPASAPPPPMVAAPPQLLQRPIMLATKLSPSSLSQTTPIHQVRIVNGQPCATLAKTTPTGQVTGIVISAPAPTLQISSLPTDTKTVKLHGGAEQVPVTPPSSTPPPLPVAKPKREENPQKLAFMVSLGLVTHDHLEEIQSRRQERKRRTTANPVYSGAVFEPERKKSAVTYLNTPLHQGTRKRGRPPKYSSAPDVSAHPPRSPSGCHPASLAPERLDAGGLPHPAHPHTLPLPSPSSGDGDIHEDFCAVCRRSGQLLMCDTCSRVYHLPCLDPPLKNIPKGMWICPKCQDQILKKEDAIPWPGTLAIVHSYIAYKEAKEEEKQKLLKWSTELKLEREQLEQRVKQLTNSITKCMETKNTILARQKEMHSSLEKVKHLIALIQSFERNQTLEPETCPPVTEESLKAPQLVTEESPLKTSQLVTEESSKVGPVVKMEVTSEVKMEVASEVKMEVTSEVKMEITSKATSEVIAEVSKGAPLEPATREEPNFEVEPDSKVQSGSNVGPSAEVVPSSDVGSSAVVEPSSDVGSSAVVEPSSDAGSSAVVEPSSDAGSSSVVEPAPEITTGAEEEVGSKVELSPDVAAGSEVVAGSGCGPEDGAEAPDTSRPAEPMEVSANGDTDSHSESTGHSHPCAAPPEANTTLLPSNGTADTGAQGEAAKEADQEQNGSSNGKTSEGSQGPVQPAPHNQTESPK is encoded by the exons AAAAAGGTGGTGGAGCAGCTGAGGAAGGACCTGCTGGTGAAGCAGGAGCCCGAGCTGAAGCTGCAGCTGCAGGCCACACAGATGGCCGACACCAAGCACCTGCTCCAGCTGTCCACCACACAGGCTCAGCAGCCCCCCACCACTCATAACACCGGGGTACAgcag AAGACTTTGACACTCACCCCGGTGCTCACCACTAAGACGCTACCTCTCGTGCTGAAAGCTGCCACCACAACAATGCCTGCTTCTGCCACCGGCCAGTGTCCCACCGTCGCCATGGTTACTGCCATAAGCAACATGCCCAAACCTGTGGTCAACTCCGACTCCCAGGCCACACCCATCAACCTGCAGGTGGCCAGCAAATTGCCCAATCAGGGCTCAGATCCTGTCCGCATCATCTCCAAGAATGCCATTGTG GTGCAGGCCGCCACCACCACTTCGGCCCAGCCAATCAAAGTTCCTCAGTTTGTCCCTCCTGCTAGAGCAACGCCGCGGCCCACCTACCTGCCTCAG GTGAGGCCGAAACCTCCTGCACCCAACAATGTGCCCATCGCCCCCGCACCTGCTTcggccccacccccacccatggTGGCCGCACCCCCTCAGCTGCTACAGCGGCCAATCATGCTGGCCACCAAGCTGAGCCCCTCCTCCCTGTCACAGACCACGCCCATCCACCAGGTGCGCATAGTCAACGGTCAGCCCTGCGCCACCCTCGCCAAGACCACGCCCACTGGACAGGTGACTGGCATTGTCATCAGTGCGCCTGCACCCACTCTTCAGATCAGTAGCCTACCCACAGACACAAAG ACTGTTAAACTCCATGGGGGGGCTGAGCAGGTTCCAGTGACTCCGCCCTCTTCCACACCGCCACCTCTGCCTGTGGCCAAACCCAAACGCGAGGAGAACCCTCAG AAACTTGCCTTCATGGTATCTCTGGGCCTAGTGACGCACGACCATCTGGAAG AGATACAGAGCAGGAGACAGGAGCGCAAGAGGAGAACAACGGCCAACCCTGTGTACAGCGGAGCGGTGTTTGAgccagag AGGAAGAAGAGTGCGGTGACCTACCTGAACACGCCCCTTCACCAGGGCACCAGGAAGCGAG GTCGCCCTCCCAAATACAGCAGCGCCCCGGACGTGAGCGCGCACCCCCCGCGCTCTCCCTCCGGCTGCCACCCCGCCTCCCTAGCCCCCGAGCGGCTCGACGCGGGGGGGCTCCCTCACCCCGCACACCCTCACACCCTCCCTCTGCCCTCTCCCAGTTCAGGGGAT GGAGACATCCATGAGGACTTCTGTGCCGTGTGCAGACGCAGCGGCCAGTTGCTCATGTGCGACACCTGCTCCCGCGTCTACCATCTGCCCTGCTTGGACCCGCCCCTCAAAAACATTCCCAAGGGCATGTGGATCTGCCCCAAATGCCAAGACCAG ATTCTCAAAAAAGAAGATGCCATTCCTTGGCCAGGGACTCTGGCTATTGTCCATTCCTATATTGCATACAAAGAAG ctaaagaggaggagaaacagaAGCTGTTAAAGTGGAGCACTGAGCTGAAGCTGGAGAGAGAACAACTGGAGCAGAGAGTCAAGCAGCTCACCAACTCCATTACG AAATGCATGGAGACCAAGAACACCATCCTGGCTCGGCAGAAGGAGATGCACTCCTCGCTTGAGAAGGTGAAGCACCTCATCGCCCTCATCCAGAGCTTCGAGCGCAACCAGACTCTGGAGCCTGAAACCTGCCCACCAGTCACAGAGGAATCCTTAAAGGCTCCCCAACTTGTCACAGAGGAATCACCCTTAAAGACCTCACAACTAGTCACAGAGGAATCCTCCAAGGTGGGCCCCGTGGTCAAGATGGAGGTCACCTCTGAGGTTAAGATGGAGGTCGCCTCTGAGGTTAAGATGGAGGTCACCTCAGAGGTCAAGATGGAGATCACCTCAAAAGCCACTTCAGAGGTCATTGCTGAGGTATCAAAAGGTGCCCCACTTGAACCTGCAACCAGGGAGGAGCCCAATTTTGAGGTTGAACCTGATTCTAAAGTGCAATCTGGTTCTAATGTGGGGCCCAGTGCAGAGGTAGTACCTAGTTCTGATGTGGGGTCCAGTGCTGTGGTGGAACCTAGTTCTGATGTGGGGTCCAGTGCTGTGGTGGAACCTAGTTCTGATGCGGGGTCCAGTGCTGTGGTGGAACCTAGTTCTGATGCGGGGTCCAGTTCTGTGGTGGAACCTGCGCCTGAGATAACAACCGGTGCTGAGGAAGAAGTTGGTTCAAAAGTTGAGCTAAGTCCTGATGTAGCAGCCGGGTCGGAGGTGGTGGCTGGGTCTGGATGTGGGCCCGAGGACGGTGCCGAGGCCCCAGACACCAGCAGACCAGCAGAGCCCATGGAGGTCTCAGCCAACGGAGACACAGACTCTCACAGTGAGAGCACGGGGCACAGCCACCCGTGTGCTGCCCCGCCTGAGGCGAACACAACCCTGTTGCCCAGCAACGGCACAGCAGATACGGGGGCGCAGGGGGAAGCTGCAAAGGAAGCAGACCAGGAGCAGAATGGCTCCAGTAATGGCAAAACGTCAGAAGGCTCCCAGGGGCCTGTCCAGCCTGCTCCTCACAACCAAACAGAGTCCCCTAAATAA
- the phf21ab gene encoding PHD finger protein 21A isoform X1, whose product MCLLFCRELEREAHALGKVADRILGLSDQLSGSMMELQTLQEALKVEIQVHQKLVAQMKQDPQNADLKKQLHELQAKITALSEKQKKVVEQLRKDLLVKQEPELKLQLQATQMADTKHLLQLSTTQAQQPPTTHNTGVQQKTLTLTPVLTTKTLPLVLKAATTTMPASATGQCPTVAMVTAISNMPKPVVNSDSQATPINLQVASKLPNQGSDPVRIISKNAIVVQAATTTSAQPIKVPQFVPPARATPRPTYLPQVRPKPPAPNNVPIAPAPASAPPPPMVAAPPQLLQRPIMLATKLSPSSLSQTTPIHQVRIVNGQPCATLAKTTPTGQVTGIVISAPAPTLQISSLPTDTKTVKLHGGAEQVPVTPPSSTPPPLPVAKPKREENPQKLAFMVSLGLVTHDHLEEIQSRRQERKRRTTANPVYSGAVFEPERKKSAVTYLNTPLHQGTRKRGRPPKYSSAPDVSAHPPRSPSGCHPASLAPERLDAGGLPHPAHPHTLPLPSPSSGDGDIHEDFCAVCRRSGQLLMCDTCSRVYHLPCLDPPLKNIPKGMWICPKCQDQILKKEDAIPWPGTLAIVHSYIAYKEAKEEEKQKLLKWSTELKLEREQLEQRVKQLTNSITKCMETKNTILARQKEMHSSLEKVKHLIALIQSFERNQTLEPETCPPVTEESLKAPQLVTEESPLKTSQLVTEESSKVGPVVKMEVTSEVKMEVASEVKMEVTSEVKMEITSKATSEVIAEVSKGAPLEPATREEPNFEVEPDSKVQSGSNVGPSAEVVPSSDVGSSAVVEPSSDVGSSAVVEPSSDAGSSAVVEPSSDAGSSSVVEPAPEITTGAEEEVGSKVELSPDVAAGSEVVAGSGCGPEDGAEAPDTSRPAEPMEVSANGDTDSHSESTGHSHPCAAPPEANTTLLPSNGTADTGAQGEAAKEADQEQNGSSNGKTSEGSQGPVQPAPHNQTESPK is encoded by the exons AAAAAGGTGGTGGAGCAGCTGAGGAAGGACCTGCTGGTGAAGCAGGAGCCCGAGCTGAAGCTGCAGCTGCAGGCCACACAGATGGCCGACACCAAGCACCTGCTCCAGCTGTCCACCACACAGGCTCAGCAGCCCCCCACCACTCATAACACCGGGGTACAgcag AAGACTTTGACACTCACCCCGGTGCTCACCACTAAGACGCTACCTCTCGTGCTGAAAGCTGCCACCACAACAATGCCTGCTTCTGCCACCGGCCAGTGTCCCACCGTCGCCATGGTTACTGCCATAAGCAACATGCCCAAACCTGTGGTCAACTCCGACTCCCAGGCCACACCCATCAACCTGCAGGTGGCCAGCAAATTGCCCAATCAGGGCTCAGATCCTGTCCGCATCATCTCCAAGAATGCCATTGTG GTGCAGGCCGCCACCACCACTTCGGCCCAGCCAATCAAAGTTCCTCAGTTTGTCCCTCCTGCTAGAGCAACGCCGCGGCCCACCTACCTGCCTCAG GTGAGGCCGAAACCTCCTGCACCCAACAATGTGCCCATCGCCCCCGCACCTGCTTcggccccacccccacccatggTGGCCGCACCCCCTCAGCTGCTACAGCGGCCAATCATGCTGGCCACCAAGCTGAGCCCCTCCTCCCTGTCACAGACCACGCCCATCCACCAGGTGCGCATAGTCAACGGTCAGCCCTGCGCCACCCTCGCCAAGACCACGCCCACTGGACAGGTGACTGGCATTGTCATCAGTGCGCCTGCACCCACTCTTCAGATCAGTAGCCTACCCACAGACACAAAG ACTGTTAAACTCCATGGGGGGGCTGAGCAGGTTCCAGTGACTCCGCCCTCTTCCACACCGCCACCTCTGCCTGTGGCCAAACCCAAACGCGAGGAGAACCCTCAG AAACTTGCCTTCATGGTATCTCTGGGCCTAGTGACGCACGACCATCTGGAAG AGATACAGAGCAGGAGACAGGAGCGCAAGAGGAGAACAACGGCCAACCCTGTGTACAGCGGAGCGGTGTTTGAgccagag AGGAAGAAGAGTGCGGTGACCTACCTGAACACGCCCCTTCACCAGGGCACCAGGAAGCGAG GTCGCCCTCCCAAATACAGCAGCGCCCCGGACGTGAGCGCGCACCCCCCGCGCTCTCCCTCCGGCTGCCACCCCGCCTCCCTAGCCCCCGAGCGGCTCGACGCGGGGGGGCTCCCTCACCCCGCACACCCTCACACCCTCCCTCTGCCCTCTCCCAGTTCAGGGGAT GGAGACATCCATGAGGACTTCTGTGCCGTGTGCAGACGCAGCGGCCAGTTGCTCATGTGCGACACCTGCTCCCGCGTCTACCATCTGCCCTGCTTGGACCCGCCCCTCAAAAACATTCCCAAGGGCATGTGGATCTGCCCCAAATGCCAAGACCAG ATTCTCAAAAAAGAAGATGCCATTCCTTGGCCAGGGACTCTGGCTATTGTCCATTCCTATATTGCATACAAAGAAG ctaaagaggaggagaaacagaAGCTGTTAAAGTGGAGCACTGAGCTGAAGCTGGAGAGAGAACAACTGGAGCAGAGAGTCAAGCAGCTCACCAACTCCATTACG AAATGCATGGAGACCAAGAACACCATCCTGGCTCGGCAGAAGGAGATGCACTCCTCGCTTGAGAAGGTGAAGCACCTCATCGCCCTCATCCAGAGCTTCGAGCGCAACCAGACTCTGGAGCCTGAAACCTGCCCACCAGTCACAGAGGAATCCTTAAAGGCTCCCCAACTTGTCACAGAGGAATCACCCTTAAAGACCTCACAACTAGTCACAGAGGAATCCTCCAAGGTGGGCCCCGTGGTCAAGATGGAGGTCACCTCTGAGGTTAAGATGGAGGTCGCCTCTGAGGTTAAGATGGAGGTCACCTCAGAGGTCAAGATGGAGATCACCTCAAAAGCCACTTCAGAGGTCATTGCTGAGGTATCAAAAGGTGCCCCACTTGAACCTGCAACCAGGGAGGAGCCCAATTTTGAGGTTGAACCTGATTCTAAAGTGCAATCTGGTTCTAATGTGGGGCCCAGTGCAGAGGTAGTACCTAGTTCTGATGTGGGGTCCAGTGCTGTGGTGGAACCTAGTTCTGATGTGGGGTCCAGTGCTGTGGTGGAACCTAGTTCTGATGCGGGGTCCAGTGCTGTGGTGGAACCTAGTTCTGATGCGGGGTCCAGTTCTGTGGTGGAACCTGCGCCTGAGATAACAACCGGTGCTGAGGAAGAAGTTGGTTCAAAAGTTGAGCTAAGTCCTGATGTAGCAGCCGGGTCGGAGGTGGTGGCTGGGTCTGGATGTGGGCCCGAGGACGGTGCCGAGGCCCCAGACACCAGCAGACCAGCAGAGCCCATGGAGGTCTCAGCCAACGGAGACACAGACTCTCACAGTGAGAGCACGGGGCACAGCCACCCGTGTGCTGCCCCGCCTGAGGCGAACACAACCCTGTTGCCCAGCAACGGCACAGCAGATACGGGGGCGCAGGGGGAAGCTGCAAAGGAAGCAGACCAGGAGCAGAATGGCTCCAGTAATGGCAAAACGTCAGAAGGCTCCCAGGGGCCTGTCCAGCCTGCTCCTCACAACCAAACAGAGTCCCCTAAATAA
- the phf21ab gene encoding PHD finger protein 21A isoform X6, translated as MCLLFCRELEREAHALGKVADRILGLSDQLSGSMMELQTLQEALKVEIQVHQKLVAQMKQDPQNADLKKQLHELQAKITALSEKQKKVVEQLRKDLLVKQEPELKLQLQATQMADTKHLLQLSTTQAQQPPTTHNTGVQQKTLTLTPVLTTKTLPLVLKAATTTMPASATGQCPTVAMVTAISNMPKPVVNSDSQATPINLQVASKLPNQGSDPVRIISKNAIVVQAATTTSAQPIKVPQFVPPARATPRPTYLPQVRPKPPAPNNVPIAPAPASAPPPPMVAAPPQLLQRPIMLATKLSPSSLSQTTPIHQVRIVNGQPCATLAKTTPTGQVTGIVISAPAPTLQISSLPTDTKTVKLHGGAEQVPVTPPSSTPPPLPVAKPKREENPQKLAFMVSLGLVTHDHLEEIQSRRQERKRRTTANPVYSGAVFEPERKKSAVTYLNTPLHQGTRKRANEDPLCKILKKEDAIPWPGTLAIVHSYIAYKEAKEEEKQKLLKWSTELKLEREQLEQRVKQLTNSITKCMETKNTILARQKEMHSSLEKVKHLIALIQSFERNQTLEPETCPPVTEESLKAPQLVTEESPLKTSQLVTEESSKVGPVVKMEVTSEVKMEVASEVKMEVTSEVKMEITSKATSEVIAEVSKGAPLEPATREEPNFEVEPDSKVQSGSNVGPSAEVVPSSDVGSSAVVEPSSDVGSSAVVEPSSDAGSSAVVEPSSDAGSSSVVEPAPEITTGAEEEVGSKVELSPDVAAGSEVVAGSGCGPEDGAEAPDTSRPAEPMEVSANGDTDSHSESTGHSHPCAAPPEANTTLLPSNGTADTGAQGEAAKEADQEQNGSSNGKTSEGSQGPVQPAPHNQTESPK; from the exons AAAAAGGTGGTGGAGCAGCTGAGGAAGGACCTGCTGGTGAAGCAGGAGCCCGAGCTGAAGCTGCAGCTGCAGGCCACACAGATGGCCGACACCAAGCACCTGCTCCAGCTGTCCACCACACAGGCTCAGCAGCCCCCCACCACTCATAACACCGGGGTACAgcag AAGACTTTGACACTCACCCCGGTGCTCACCACTAAGACGCTACCTCTCGTGCTGAAAGCTGCCACCACAACAATGCCTGCTTCTGCCACCGGCCAGTGTCCCACCGTCGCCATGGTTACTGCCATAAGCAACATGCCCAAACCTGTGGTCAACTCCGACTCCCAGGCCACACCCATCAACCTGCAGGTGGCCAGCAAATTGCCCAATCAGGGCTCAGATCCTGTCCGCATCATCTCCAAGAATGCCATTGTG GTGCAGGCCGCCACCACCACTTCGGCCCAGCCAATCAAAGTTCCTCAGTTTGTCCCTCCTGCTAGAGCAACGCCGCGGCCCACCTACCTGCCTCAG GTGAGGCCGAAACCTCCTGCACCCAACAATGTGCCCATCGCCCCCGCACCTGCTTcggccccacccccacccatggTGGCCGCACCCCCTCAGCTGCTACAGCGGCCAATCATGCTGGCCACCAAGCTGAGCCCCTCCTCCCTGTCACAGACCACGCCCATCCACCAGGTGCGCATAGTCAACGGTCAGCCCTGCGCCACCCTCGCCAAGACCACGCCCACTGGACAGGTGACTGGCATTGTCATCAGTGCGCCTGCACCCACTCTTCAGATCAGTAGCCTACCCACAGACACAAAG ACTGTTAAACTCCATGGGGGGGCTGAGCAGGTTCCAGTGACTCCGCCCTCTTCCACACCGCCACCTCTGCCTGTGGCCAAACCCAAACGCGAGGAGAACCCTCAG AAACTTGCCTTCATGGTATCTCTGGGCCTAGTGACGCACGACCATCTGGAAG AGATACAGAGCAGGAGACAGGAGCGCAAGAGGAGAACAACGGCCAACCCTGTGTACAGCGGAGCGGTGTTTGAgccagag AGGAAGAAGAGTGCGGTGACCTACCTGAACACGCCCCTTCACCAGGGCACCAGGAAGCGAG CCAATGAGGACCCCCTGTGTAAG ATTCTCAAAAAAGAAGATGCCATTCCTTGGCCAGGGACTCTGGCTATTGTCCATTCCTATATTGCATACAAAGAAG ctaaagaggaggagaaacagaAGCTGTTAAAGTGGAGCACTGAGCTGAAGCTGGAGAGAGAACAACTGGAGCAGAGAGTCAAGCAGCTCACCAACTCCATTACG AAATGCATGGAGACCAAGAACACCATCCTGGCTCGGCAGAAGGAGATGCACTCCTCGCTTGAGAAGGTGAAGCACCTCATCGCCCTCATCCAGAGCTTCGAGCGCAACCAGACTCTGGAGCCTGAAACCTGCCCACCAGTCACAGAGGAATCCTTAAAGGCTCCCCAACTTGTCACAGAGGAATCACCCTTAAAGACCTCACAACTAGTCACAGAGGAATCCTCCAAGGTGGGCCCCGTGGTCAAGATGGAGGTCACCTCTGAGGTTAAGATGGAGGTCGCCTCTGAGGTTAAGATGGAGGTCACCTCAGAGGTCAAGATGGAGATCACCTCAAAAGCCACTTCAGAGGTCATTGCTGAGGTATCAAAAGGTGCCCCACTTGAACCTGCAACCAGGGAGGAGCCCAATTTTGAGGTTGAACCTGATTCTAAAGTGCAATCTGGTTCTAATGTGGGGCCCAGTGCAGAGGTAGTACCTAGTTCTGATGTGGGGTCCAGTGCTGTGGTGGAACCTAGTTCTGATGTGGGGTCCAGTGCTGTGGTGGAACCTAGTTCTGATGCGGGGTCCAGTGCTGTGGTGGAACCTAGTTCTGATGCGGGGTCCAGTTCTGTGGTGGAACCTGCGCCTGAGATAACAACCGGTGCTGAGGAAGAAGTTGGTTCAAAAGTTGAGCTAAGTCCTGATGTAGCAGCCGGGTCGGAGGTGGTGGCTGGGTCTGGATGTGGGCCCGAGGACGGTGCCGAGGCCCCAGACACCAGCAGACCAGCAGAGCCCATGGAGGTCTCAGCCAACGGAGACACAGACTCTCACAGTGAGAGCACGGGGCACAGCCACCCGTGTGCTGCCCCGCCTGAGGCGAACACAACCCTGTTGCCCAGCAACGGCACAGCAGATACGGGGGCGCAGGGGGAAGCTGCAAAGGAAGCAGACCAGGAGCAGAATGGCTCCAGTAATGGCAAAACGTCAGAAGGCTCCCAGGGGCCTGTCCAGCCTGCTCCTCACAACCAAACAGAGTCCCCTAAATAA
- the phf21ab gene encoding PHD finger protein 21A isoform X5, translating into MCLLFCRELEREAHALGKVADRILGLSDQLSGSMMELQTLQEALKVEIQVHQKLVAQMKQDPQNADLKKQLHELQAKITALSEKQKKVVEQLRKDLLVKQEPELKLQLQATQMADTKHLLQLSTTQAQQPPTTHNTGVQQKTLTLTPVLTTKTLPLVLKAATTTMPASATGQCPTVAMVTAISNMPKPVVNSDSQATPINLQVASKLPNQGSDPVRIISKNAIVVQAATTTSAQPIKVPQFVPPARATPRPTYLPQVRPKPPAPNNVPIAPAPASAPPPPMVAAPPQLLQRPIMLATKLSPSSLSQTTPIHQVRIVNGQPCATLAKTTPTGQVTGIVISAPAPTLQISSLPTDTKTVKLHGGAEQVPVTPPSSTPPPLPVAKPKREENPQKLAFMVSLGLVTHDHLEEIQSRRQERKRRTTANPVYSGAVFEPERKKSAVTYLNTPLHQGTRKRGRPPKYSSAPDVSAHPPRSPSGCHPASLAPERLDAGGLPHPAHPHTLPLPSPSSGDILKKEDAIPWPGTLAIVHSYIAYKEAKEEEKQKLLKWSTELKLEREQLEQRVKQLTNSITKCMETKNTILARQKEMHSSLEKVKHLIALIQSFERNQTLEPETCPPVTEESLKAPQLVTEESPLKTSQLVTEESSKVGPVVKMEVTSEVKMEVASEVKMEVTSEVKMEITSKATSEVIAEVSKGAPLEPATREEPNFEVEPDSKVQSGSNVGPSAEVVPSSDVGSSAVVEPSSDVGSSAVVEPSSDAGSSAVVEPSSDAGSSSVVEPAPEITTGAEEEVGSKVELSPDVAAGSEVVAGSGCGPEDGAEAPDTSRPAEPMEVSANGDTDSHSESTGHSHPCAAPPEANTTLLPSNGTADTGAQGEAAKEADQEQNGSSNGKTSEGSQGPVQPAPHNQTESPK; encoded by the exons AAAAAGGTGGTGGAGCAGCTGAGGAAGGACCTGCTGGTGAAGCAGGAGCCCGAGCTGAAGCTGCAGCTGCAGGCCACACAGATGGCCGACACCAAGCACCTGCTCCAGCTGTCCACCACACAGGCTCAGCAGCCCCCCACCACTCATAACACCGGGGTACAgcag AAGACTTTGACACTCACCCCGGTGCTCACCACTAAGACGCTACCTCTCGTGCTGAAAGCTGCCACCACAACAATGCCTGCTTCTGCCACCGGCCAGTGTCCCACCGTCGCCATGGTTACTGCCATAAGCAACATGCCCAAACCTGTGGTCAACTCCGACTCCCAGGCCACACCCATCAACCTGCAGGTGGCCAGCAAATTGCCCAATCAGGGCTCAGATCCTGTCCGCATCATCTCCAAGAATGCCATTGTG GTGCAGGCCGCCACCACCACTTCGGCCCAGCCAATCAAAGTTCCTCAGTTTGTCCCTCCTGCTAGAGCAACGCCGCGGCCCACCTACCTGCCTCAG GTGAGGCCGAAACCTCCTGCACCCAACAATGTGCCCATCGCCCCCGCACCTGCTTcggccccacccccacccatggTGGCCGCACCCCCTCAGCTGCTACAGCGGCCAATCATGCTGGCCACCAAGCTGAGCCCCTCCTCCCTGTCACAGACCACGCCCATCCACCAGGTGCGCATAGTCAACGGTCAGCCCTGCGCCACCCTCGCCAAGACCACGCCCACTGGACAGGTGACTGGCATTGTCATCAGTGCGCCTGCACCCACTCTTCAGATCAGTAGCCTACCCACAGACACAAAG ACTGTTAAACTCCATGGGGGGGCTGAGCAGGTTCCAGTGACTCCGCCCTCTTCCACACCGCCACCTCTGCCTGTGGCCAAACCCAAACGCGAGGAGAACCCTCAG AAACTTGCCTTCATGGTATCTCTGGGCCTAGTGACGCACGACCATCTGGAAG AGATACAGAGCAGGAGACAGGAGCGCAAGAGGAGAACAACGGCCAACCCTGTGTACAGCGGAGCGGTGTTTGAgccagag AGGAAGAAGAGTGCGGTGACCTACCTGAACACGCCCCTTCACCAGGGCACCAGGAAGCGAG GTCGCCCTCCCAAATACAGCAGCGCCCCGGACGTGAGCGCGCACCCCCCGCGCTCTCCCTCCGGCTGCCACCCCGCCTCCCTAGCCCCCGAGCGGCTCGACGCGGGGGGGCTCCCTCACCCCGCACACCCTCACACCCTCCCTCTGCCCTCTCCCAGTTCAGGGGAT ATTCTCAAAAAAGAAGATGCCATTCCTTGGCCAGGGACTCTGGCTATTGTCCATTCCTATATTGCATACAAAGAAG ctaaagaggaggagaaacagaAGCTGTTAAAGTGGAGCACTGAGCTGAAGCTGGAGAGAGAACAACTGGAGCAGAGAGTCAAGCAGCTCACCAACTCCATTACG AAATGCATGGAGACCAAGAACACCATCCTGGCTCGGCAGAAGGAGATGCACTCCTCGCTTGAGAAGGTGAAGCACCTCATCGCCCTCATCCAGAGCTTCGAGCGCAACCAGACTCTGGAGCCTGAAACCTGCCCACCAGTCACAGAGGAATCCTTAAAGGCTCCCCAACTTGTCACAGAGGAATCACCCTTAAAGACCTCACAACTAGTCACAGAGGAATCCTCCAAGGTGGGCCCCGTGGTCAAGATGGAGGTCACCTCTGAGGTTAAGATGGAGGTCGCCTCTGAGGTTAAGATGGAGGTCACCTCAGAGGTCAAGATGGAGATCACCTCAAAAGCCACTTCAGAGGTCATTGCTGAGGTATCAAAAGGTGCCCCACTTGAACCTGCAACCAGGGAGGAGCCCAATTTTGAGGTTGAACCTGATTCTAAAGTGCAATCTGGTTCTAATGTGGGGCCCAGTGCAGAGGTAGTACCTAGTTCTGATGTGGGGTCCAGTGCTGTGGTGGAACCTAGTTCTGATGTGGGGTCCAGTGCTGTGGTGGAACCTAGTTCTGATGCGGGGTCCAGTGCTGTGGTGGAACCTAGTTCTGATGCGGGGTCCAGTTCTGTGGTGGAACCTGCGCCTGAGATAACAACCGGTGCTGAGGAAGAAGTTGGTTCAAAAGTTGAGCTAAGTCCTGATGTAGCAGCCGGGTCGGAGGTGGTGGCTGGGTCTGGATGTGGGCCCGAGGACGGTGCCGAGGCCCCAGACACCAGCAGACCAGCAGAGCCCATGGAGGTCTCAGCCAACGGAGACACAGACTCTCACAGTGAGAGCACGGGGCACAGCCACCCGTGTGCTGCCCCGCCTGAGGCGAACACAACCCTGTTGCCCAGCAACGGCACAGCAGATACGGGGGCGCAGGGGGAAGCTGCAAAGGAAGCAGACCAGGAGCAGAATGGCTCCAGTAATGGCAAAACGTCAGAAGGCTCCCAGGGGCCTGTCCAGCCTGCTCCTCACAACCAAACAGAGTCCCCTAAATAA